The following proteins are co-located in the Podarcis raffonei isolate rPodRaf1 chromosome 5, rPodRaf1.pri, whole genome shotgun sequence genome:
- the POLR2H gene encoding DNA-directed RNA polymerases I, II, and III subunit RPABC3 isoform X1: MAGILFEDIFDVKDIDPEGKKFDRVSRLHCESESFKMDLILDVNIQIYPVDLGDKFRLVIASTLYEDGTLDDGEYNPTDDRPSRADQFEYVMYGKVYRIEGDETSTEAATRLSAYVSYGGLLMRLQGDANNLHGFEVDSRVYLLMKKLAF, encoded by the exons ATGGCCGGCATCCTCTTCGAGGACATCTTCGACGTGAAGGACATCGACCCCGAGGGCAAGAAGTTCGACAGGG TCTCCCGACTGCATTGTGAGAGCGAGTCTTTCAAGATGGATTTGATCCTGGATGTGAACATACAGATCTACCCTGTCGATCTTG GTGACAAATTCCGCCTTGTGATCGCCAGCACCTTGTATGAAGACGGGACCTTGGATGATGGAGAATATAACCCAACTGATGACAGGCCATCCAG GGCAGACCAGTTTGAGTATGTGATGTATGGGAAGGTGTACAGGATCGAGGGAGACGAGACTTCCACAGAGGCCGCCACACGCCT CTCTGCCTACGTGTCCTACGGTGGGTTGCTGATGAGACTCCAGGGAGATGCCAACAACCTGCATGGCTTTGAAGTAGACTCCAGGGTTTATCTCCTGATGAAGAAACTGGCCTTCTAA
- the POLR2H gene encoding DNA-directed RNA polymerases I, II, and III subunit RPABC3 isoform X2: MAGILFEDIFDVKDIDPEGKKFDRGDKFRLVIASTLYEDGTLDDGEYNPTDDRPSRADQFEYVMYGKVYRIEGDETSTEAATRLSAYVSYGGLLMRLQGDANNLHGFEVDSRVYLLMKKLAF; the protein is encoded by the exons ATGGCCGGCATCCTCTTCGAGGACATCTTCGACGTGAAGGACATCGACCCCGAGGGCAAGAAGTTCGACAGGG GTGACAAATTCCGCCTTGTGATCGCCAGCACCTTGTATGAAGACGGGACCTTGGATGATGGAGAATATAACCCAACTGATGACAGGCCATCCAG GGCAGACCAGTTTGAGTATGTGATGTATGGGAAGGTGTACAGGATCGAGGGAGACGAGACTTCCACAGAGGCCGCCACACGCCT CTCTGCCTACGTGTCCTACGGTGGGTTGCTGATGAGACTCCAGGGAGATGCCAACAACCTGCATGGCTTTGAAGTAGACTCCAGGGTTTATCTCCTGATGAAGAAACTGGCCTTCTAA
- the POLR2H gene encoding DNA-directed RNA polymerases I, II, and III subunit RPABC3 isoform X3: MDLILDVNIQIYPVDLGDKFRLVIASTLYEDGTLDDGEYNPTDDRPSRADQFEYVMYGKVYRIEGDETSTEAATRLSAYVSYGGLLMRLQGDANNLHGFEVDSRVYLLMKKLAF, translated from the exons ATGGATTTGATCCTGGATGTGAACATACAGATCTACCCTGTCGATCTTG GTGACAAATTCCGCCTTGTGATCGCCAGCACCTTGTATGAAGACGGGACCTTGGATGATGGAGAATATAACCCAACTGATGACAGGCCATCCAG GGCAGACCAGTTTGAGTATGTGATGTATGGGAAGGTGTACAGGATCGAGGGAGACGAGACTTCCACAGAGGCCGCCACACGCCT CTCTGCCTACGTGTCCTACGGTGGGTTGCTGATGAGACTCCAGGGAGATGCCAACAACCTGCATGGCTTTGAAGTAGACTCCAGGGTTTATCTCCTGATGAAGAAACTGGCCTTCTAA